ATTAATTCGAGCATTTAAATTATCAATACTGGGGGATTTGAAGCGGTATTTTAGAAGCTGACCAATTATCGATGCTACTAACAAAAACAAACCGATGCCCAAAAACAATAAAAATGTATCATATTGATAATGGGACATCTTAATTCTCCTTGTGTGTAATGTTACAAAAAAATCCGTTAATTATTGATAATACCATTAATGACAGCAAAAACGATTAAACAATTTTGTAATAAAAATAAAATTATTTGGAATCTTAACAGCGATAAAACTCCCTTTTGGCGATCATCCACTGTCCTTAATGTTGGAGCATTAATGAGTTTTAAATTGATTAACGCCTTATCCATCGCCAACAACTCATTTTGCAAATGGTCTGAATGATTGGCTAAATATTCAAATAACTTTTTATCAAAAGCGACTCTTATAGCGTAATATTTACTTATTAAACCAAGGAGAAAAATAATCAAACAAAAAATGGTTAAAGCCCCTTCCCCAAAACTTATCAAAGCAACAAAAGCACCTAATACGGATAAAAGCATAGAATAAATATCAATCTGTCTGCTAATTGATAAATAATGACAAAATATCTCCAAATCGGTTTTGCTAATACTATTTTGCAATGGGTCCGAACTTAACATCTCCCTATCCCTTCTTTAATCGTTGAAAACCAATTGGATAAAATCAATTGTTGTTGGTTAGATATAACAATCGAATTCCGACAGGCTTTTACTTTGTTTATTGCTTCTTGTAAATTATTGGCTCTTTTCGTCCATAATAACCACGCAATCACAGCGGTTGCACTTCTAGAATAACCTAAAGCACAACAAACTAATAATTTACCTTGTTGATGATAAAGTTCAATAGTTTTCGCGGCTTGTTGACACTCTTCCTGCGAAAGTGGGGTCATATCTAAAACGGGAATAAGAGTATATGCACCTTTAAAATGCCCAATTGGTAACTCGGCGCACAAATCTACCACGGAATTATAATGATTTTGCTTTAAGCTTTGACTGGATGGAATGCGGCCTAAATAAACTTCATCAACGATCAAATCATCAGTTTGATGTCTGATTGTCCATATCCTTGAATTTAGCCACATAATGATAAAATATGGGAAAAAAAGCAAAATAACGGGAAGCTTAAAATGGCCATTTTGTTGTTTTTGAAAGTCTGATGAGAACAAATAATTAGCAGCAACCAATAACAAAGCACCTGCCAACCATAATAGAGCCCATACAGAATAATAGACAACAACGGCCAGTGATAACAAGCTCAAACCAAAATAAATCAATGCCCAGCAATAGCTTGACGGTCGATGTTTTATCTGTTTTTCTCTCTTATCCGGCCATAACCAAATACAAAAACACCCAACCCATAATCCAGTTGGAATATCAAAAAAATGATGCTGCCAAGTGGTTAAAACTGAAAGTCCAATTAACAAGCACCAAATATGTAAAAGATAACGACTCAATCCACGAAAATAGTTAGCGTAAAACTGCCATAAAATAACTAATAACGTAATATGTAATGAAGGAGCTTGATTAAATGGCTTATCAAATCCCATCAAAATATCAAACATCAATCCAAAAAATCCGTCCAAAGCCGGACGATCAAAATAGAATTTAAGTGGAAAAAGCAAAAAACAAATAATACAAATGACTTGCGCCGTTAACAGCCGTAAACCAAGAGTCTTAAGAGATTGCCATGAAGATGTTAGTAAAATGGCAAAACCATACATGAGATCGATAGACCAATAAGGAACAATCGTCCATGGCCAAAGTGGAATATTACGCTCCCAACTAAAAAACAGACTCGGTACCCCCTCACGTTGAGACGTAAACCAGTTAGCAAAATTGTAACTAGTAAAAAAGAACACCGATAAACCGACTAACCATATACACTTATAAAAGTTAAGTCGGTTATATATTTTTAACATAATTAATTCGAATTTCGTTGTGCAAGCGAAACGGTAAAAATACCCCACTGATCTACCAACATGGTAACTTTAGTAAATCCAGCTTCCTCAACTAACTGATCCATCTCAAGCTGAGTCCGTCGTCGCATAATCCATGCTTTCCCTTCTCGATGAGAGGTTAAAGCTCTAGCAATAAATTCAAGTTGAGGATGCCAAGGTTGATTGGTATAAATTAAATATCCCCCTGCTGGAATCACATCGGACAATCCTAACAGAGATTCACGTAATAACTGATTATCATCAAACAATTCATATAAGCCTGAAACCACCGCTAAATTAGGTTTTGGAGAGAGTTGTGAAAGTTCATTACGACTAAATGCATCACCTTTTTCAAAACGGACAATATCACTTAAACCTTGTTGTTCTATGAGTATACGCCCATCACGAATATTGATATCACTATAATCACGTAATAAAACCGAATTT
This Gilliamella sp. ESL0443 DNA region includes the following protein-coding sequences:
- a CDS encoding phosphatase PAP2/dual specificity phosphatase family protein, with the protein product MLKIYNRLNFYKCIWLVGLSVFFFTSYNFANWFTSQREGVPSLFFSWERNIPLWPWTIVPYWSIDLMYGFAILLTSSWQSLKTLGLRLLTAQVICIICFLLFPLKFYFDRPALDGFFGLMFDILMGFDKPFNQAPSLHITLLVILWQFYANYFRGLSRYLLHIWCLLIGLSVLTTWQHHFFDIPTGLWVGCFCIWLWPDKREKQIKHRPSSYCWALIYFGLSLLSLAVVVYYSVWALLWLAGALLLVAANYLFSSDFQKQQNGHFKLPVILLFFPYFIIMWLNSRIWTIRHQTDDLIVDEVYLGRIPSSQSLKQNHYNSVVDLCAELPIGHFKGAYTLIPVLDMTPLSQEECQQAAKTIELYHQQGKLLVCCALGYSRSATAVIAWLLWTKRANNLQEAINKVKACRNSIVISNQQQLILSNWFSTIKEGIGRC